A window from Pseudomonas frederiksbergensis encodes these proteins:
- a CDS encoding RHS repeat domain-containing protein, whose amino-acid sequence MTTSVHWRTPNLTVIDSRGLSIRQVAYLRKVAADPVETLIGRQRYDVAGRLLEQWDPRLFGVVPNMATVYRLSGEPLKVDSVDAGWRLSLPGLSGEELQRWDQRGSHWRTTYDRQLRPIVVEEIDTPNVETFSYADDSADPAFNRRGQLTGQLDRSGTLSFDSYSLLGQPLRETRTLVEGPPYRSSRMYSPIGTVLSQTDAGEHQQQSRYDIAGQLKQVELRIKGSPNWQLVLKDAQYNAAGQIIEQRAGNDVLSTWTYDPADGRLATQQAQKNAEPALQDLEYFYDRVGNITRLEDHTFQPIYFANQLVDGHRDFTYDSLYRLTRASGCDDAPPSDIPGRPLPGDPNNRLNYTQHYEYDAGNNLIELRHVRAGASHTRAMFIDPGSNRGVRWKEGDPAPVFPALFDVHGNLQALQPGKTLTWNSLDQLEAVTLVNRDNGPNDQEYYRYSQGVRVYKRHETHTSSLTHFQEVIYLPGLEIRTRDNGEELHVIILPGGHGSVRCLHWVSGQPANVANDQVRYSLDDHLGSSTLELDQQAQVISQEGYYPFGATAWYARGSELDVDYKTIRYSGKEMDDSGLYYYGARYYAPWLQRWVSADPAGDVDGLNLFGFVGNNPLNYFDENGAERSPAELRASLNEYVSLLSVVSQRADRAIYQLYNMTRTRDIYKRSGLKLGFTAVSLSAQAVTATTAGMLAATATAPLGPVAAVAAVVAGAAAADITSNALDEAAKNTRFGYPLLPGSGDFSLESLNKTANITPFSALEEVQELVSKYDPRTAEGIKETAIVAGVGLADKGFKYASHLEKALGFLRLGIQVTEALNDSFGQRDLDVIRDELTALLSHLDEQEDLANVALTELENSGHEGEAAGTLKVLREAELVTSGRIIRVLDLTDRMSQYLMKKNAA is encoded by the coding sequence ATGACGACCTCGGTTCATTGGCGCACCCCGAACCTGACGGTCATCGATAGTCGGGGCTTGTCGATTCGCCAGGTCGCGTACTTGCGCAAGGTCGCTGCCGACCCCGTGGAAACTCTGATCGGCCGCCAGCGCTACGACGTTGCCGGGCGACTGCTCGAGCAATGGGATCCGCGACTGTTCGGTGTCGTCCCCAACATGGCCACGGTTTATCGCCTGTCCGGTGAGCCGTTGAAAGTCGATTCCGTCGACGCCGGTTGGCGTTTGAGCCTGCCTGGGCTGTCGGGGGAAGAGCTCCAGCGCTGGGACCAACGCGGCAGTCATTGGCGCACCACCTACGACCGTCAGTTGCGTCCGATAGTCGTCGAGGAAATTGATACGCCGAACGTCGAAACCTTCTCCTATGCCGATGACTCCGCCGATCCCGCGTTTAACCGGCGCGGCCAACTGACCGGGCAACTCGACCGCTCCGGCACCTTGAGTTTCGACAGCTACAGCCTGCTCGGACAACCCTTGCGCGAAACCCGAACCCTGGTTGAGGGCCCCCCCTACCGCAGCAGCCGAATGTATAGCCCAATCGGAACAGTGTTGAGCCAGACCGATGCCGGTGAGCACCAGCAACAGTCGCGCTACGACATCGCCGGACAACTCAAGCAGGTTGAACTGCGGATCAAAGGCAGCCCGAACTGGCAGCTGGTGCTCAAAGACGCGCAGTACAACGCCGCCGGCCAGATCATCGAACAACGCGCTGGCAACGACGTGCTCAGCACCTGGACCTACGACCCGGCCGATGGGCGCCTGGCTACGCAACAGGCACAAAAAAACGCCGAGCCGGCGCTGCAGGACCTGGAATATTTCTACGATCGCGTCGGCAACATCACCCGTCTCGAAGACCACACCTTCCAGCCGATCTATTTCGCCAACCAGCTGGTCGACGGCCACCGTGACTTCACCTATGACTCGCTATACCGCCTGACCCGCGCCAGCGGTTGCGACGATGCGCCGCCGTCGGACATTCCGGGCCGGCCCCTGCCCGGGGATCCGAACAATCGGCTCAACTACACGCAACACTACGAGTACGACGCCGGTAACAACCTGATCGAACTGCGGCACGTGCGGGCGGGAGCCTCACACACCCGCGCAATGTTCATCGACCCTGGCAGCAACCGTGGTGTGCGCTGGAAAGAGGGAGATCCTGCCCCGGTTTTCCCCGCGTTGTTCGACGTTCATGGCAACCTCCAGGCCTTGCAGCCGGGCAAGACCTTGACGTGGAACAGCCTGGATCAGCTGGAAGCGGTGACGCTGGTCAACCGCGACAACGGCCCCAATGACCAGGAGTACTACCGCTACAGCCAGGGCGTGCGCGTGTACAAACGCCACGAAACCCACACCTCCTCGCTGACTCATTTCCAGGAAGTGATCTACCTCCCGGGCCTGGAAATCCGCACCCGCGACAACGGCGAAGAACTGCACGTGATCATCTTGCCCGGCGGGCACGGCAGCGTCCGTTGCCTGCACTGGGTCAGCGGCCAACCGGCCAACGTCGCCAACGATCAAGTGCGCTACAGCCTCGATGACCACTTGGGCTCCTCCACGCTGGAACTCGATCAACAGGCACAGGTGATCAGCCAGGAAGGTTATTACCCGTTCGGCGCCACGGCCTGGTATGCGCGGGGCAGCGAGCTGGACGTCGACTACAAAACCATCCGCTATTCGGGCAAGGAAATGGATGACAGCGGGTTGTATTACTACGGTGCGCGTTACTACGCGCCGTGGTTGCAGCGTTGGGTGAGTGCCGATCCGGCGGGGGATGTGGATGGGCTGAATTTGTTTGGGTTTGTGGGGAACAATCCCCTGAATTACTTCGATGAGAATGGTGCCGAACGCTCTCCCGCCGAACTAAGAGCGTCCCTCAATGAATATGTCAGTCTCTTGTCAGTGGTCAGTCAGAGGGCGGACAGGGCGATTTATCAGCTCTACAACATGACCCGAACACGAGATATCTATAAAAGATCTGGATTAAAACTCGGCTTTACAGCAGTCAGTCTTTCCGCACAGGCCGTAACGGCCACGACGGCCGGTATGCTGGCTGCAACGGCGACGGCCCCCCTCGGACCGGTTGCAGCCGTCGCCGCCGTTGTTGCGGGTGCCGCAGCTGCGGATATCACGAGCAACGCTCTGGACGAAGCTGCCAAAAATACCCGTTTCGGGTATCCATTGCTGCCCGGATCCGGTGACTTCAGCCTGGAAAGCCTGAACAAGACAGCCAACATCACGCCCTTCAGTGCGTTGGAAGAAGTGCAAGAATTAGTCAGCAAGTACGACCCGAGGACCGCAGAAGGAATCAAAGAGACGGCGATCGTGGCGGGCGTCGGGTTAGCCGACAAAGGGTTCAAATACGCTTCGCATCTGGAAAAGGCACTCGGCTTTTTGCGACTAGGTATCCAGGTGACAGAAGCCTTAAATGACAGTTTCGGCCAAAGAGACCTGGATGTAATCCGTGATGAACTCACTGCCCTGCTCAGCCACCTTGACGAGCAAGAAGACCTAGCCAATGTGGCCCTGACAGAACTTGAAAATAGCGGACACGAGGGTGAAGCCGCGGGGACGCTCAAGGTATTGCGTGAAGCGGAGCTCGTCACCAGCGGCAGAATCATACGGGTACTCGACCTAACTGATCGGATGTCTCAGTACTTGATGAAAAAAAATGCCGCCTGA